Proteins from a genomic interval of Thermoplasmatales archaeon:
- the purS gene encoding phosphoribosylformylglycinamidine synthase subunit PurS — protein sequence MKISVSVKYLSGVEDPEALTIKKNLDILGFKGIEKLAISKTYEFELEDGTEDKRKMIEEIASRILTNPIIQSYTLSE from the coding sequence ATGAAAATCAGTGTTAGTGTAAAATACCTCAGCGGTGTAGAGGATCCTGAAGCTCTGACAATCAAGAAAAATCTCGACATACTCGGTTTTAAGGGCATAGAAAAACTTGCAATATCCAAGACTTATGAATTCGAACTTGAGGATGGTACCGAAGATAAGAGGAAAATGATAGAGGAAATAGCATCCAGAATACTCACAAATCCGATAATACAATCGTATACATTAAGTGAATAA